A window of Burkholderiales bacterium contains these coding sequences:
- a CDS encoding ion channel: protein MKALSENPRYAWALEKRCLLLLVAVLVLMVATPILTFVDHGRSLLGLLNVLVFATGISAVARSTVSISAAVALGAAALFFQTLAIQSQTEAHFALSWSVAAAFYAYTIAHLLHYVLHRDTMTADKLYGAVAAYLMIGLMWAFVYGVAQYFDPESYAYHGAPKRLDIAELVFFSFAVLTTAGFGDITPVAIQARFLTIFEAVTGVMYVAILIARLTGVYPHEPRR from the coding sequence TTGAAAGCGCTGAGCGAAAACCCGCGCTACGCGTGGGCGCTGGAAAAGCGCTGCCTGCTGCTGCTCGTCGCGGTGCTGGTCCTGATGGTCGCCACGCCGATCCTGACCTTCGTCGACCACGGACGCTCGCTGCTCGGGTTGCTCAACGTGCTGGTCTTCGCGACCGGGATCTCCGCCGTCGCACGCTCGACGGTGTCGATATCCGCCGCGGTGGCGCTCGGCGCGGCCGCGCTGTTCTTCCAGACGCTCGCGATCCAGTCCCAGACCGAAGCGCACTTCGCGCTGTCGTGGAGCGTGGCCGCGGCGTTCTACGCGTACACGATCGCGCACCTCCTGCACTACGTGCTGCACCGGGACACGATGACGGCCGACAAGCTCTACGGCGCGGTCGCCGCCTATCTCATGATCGGGCTGATGTGGGCGTTCGTGTACGGCGTCGCGCAGTACTTCGACCCGGAGAGCTACGCCTACCACGGCGCGCCGAAGCGGCTCGACATCGCCGAGCTCGTCTTCTTCAGCTTCGCCGTGCTGACGACCGCCGGCTTCGGAGACATCACGCCCGTCGCGATACAGGCGCGCTTCCTGACGATCTTCGAGGCGGTGACCGGCGTGATGTACGTGGCCATACTCATCGCGCGCCTGACGGGGGTCTATCCGCACGAACCGCGGCGGTGA
- a CDS encoding amino acid ABC transporter substrate-binding protein: MNTRAMFLAGCMLLTSAAPVLAAEKGALDRIRERGAINLGYMQDAVPFSFLGADKQAQGYSVELCREVARGIREQLKLDKLEARWVPITIDERIESVKSGKVDIECSTTTWTLSRNAAVDFSLITFVDGGSILAKAAGNPMSRFQDFDGRKVAVIAGTTTEKVLRASLAQRKMKSEVITVPTRGAGLKLLEDARVDGFAADRTTLIGIAATTPGKGSFVLLDEDFSVEPYALALPRGDPEFRLAVNRVLARLYRDGDIVRIYNRWLGSLGPPSVLLSATYYIQGLSE; the protein is encoded by the coding sequence ATGAACACACGTGCGATGTTTCTCGCCGGCTGCATGCTCCTCACCTCGGCGGCGCCGGTCCTCGCGGCCGAGAAGGGCGCGCTCGATCGCATCCGGGAGCGCGGAGCGATCAACCTCGGCTACATGCAGGACGCGGTGCCGTTCTCCTTCCTCGGCGCGGACAAGCAGGCGCAGGGCTATTCGGTCGAGCTGTGCCGCGAGGTCGCGCGCGGCATACGCGAGCAGCTCAAGCTGGACAAGCTCGAGGCGCGCTGGGTGCCGATCACGATCGACGAGCGCATCGAATCGGTGAAAAGCGGCAAGGTCGACATCGAGTGCAGCACGACGACGTGGACCCTCTCGCGCAACGCCGCGGTGGACTTCAGCCTCATCACCTTCGTCGACGGCGGCAGCATCCTTGCAAAAGCGGCCGGAAACCCGATGTCGCGCTTCCAGGACTTCGACGGGCGCAAGGTCGCGGTGATCGCGGGCACCACGACCGAGAAGGTGCTGCGCGCGTCGCTCGCGCAGCGCAAGATGAAGTCCGAGGTGATCACCGTGCCGACGCGAGGCGCCGGCCTCAAGCTCCTCGAAGACGCGCGCGTCGACGGCTTCGCGGCCGATCGCACCACGCTGATCGGCATCGCCGCGACCACGCCGGGCAAGGGTTCGTTCGTCCTGCTCGACGAGGATTTCTCGGTCGAGCCTTACGCGCTCGCGCTGCCGCGCGGCGACCCCGAGTTCAGGCTCGCGGTGAACCGCGTGCTCGCGCGCCTCTACCGCGACGGCGACATCGTGCGCATCTACAACCGCTGGCTCGGCAGCCTCGGGCCGCCGAGCGTGCTGCTGTCCGCGACGTACTACATCCAGGGCTTGAGCGAGTGA
- a CDS encoding glucosidase, translated as MNAEQTRLEEARAGTAAWKKWGPYLSERQWGTVREDYSESGDAWNYFSHDQARSRAYRWGEDGLAGICDDKQYLCFALALWNGRDPILKERLFGLTNSEGNHGEDVKEYYFYLDSTPTHSYMKYLYKYPQAAYPYSELVETNRRRGRGEYEYELLDTGVFDGDRYFDVFVEYAKAAPDDILVRITVENRGPETADLHVLPHLWFRNTWSWTTQGWKPLLAQHGRWCIAASHPVLGDRVLECDGAPELLFTGNDTNNQRIFGTPNASPYVKDGIGEYVVNGRPAAVDPGRSGTKAAAHYALSVPAGGSRTLRLRLREAAPTVSFDESFDAAIDARRAEADAFYAGVIPGSLSDDARNVMRQALAGMLWSKQFYYYDVHRWLEERGAGARAGARRSGPRNERWPHLYNADIISMPDKWEYPWYAAWDLAFHVLALTLVDEDFGMDQLELMLRSQYLHPSGQIPAYEWNFGDVNPPVHAWATIFTHRLQKLRHGTADYEWLEHAFHKLLLNFTWWVNRKDRDGSNVFEGGFLGLDNIGVFDRSAPLPTGGYLEQADGTAWMALFCQNMLEITGELALERPAYIEMMLKFAEHFLWIASSMLTTGGGTGMWDEDDGFFYDVLRTPDGRAERLKVRSMVGLLPLCAATVFEGEVIRKYPGVGERLRRFLERRHDLRAFIHDPGLTGHSGRRLASILDETRLRRVLATMLDESEFLSPCGIRALSRRHGDRPYVFRCGGEEYTVSYLPAESDSGMFGGNSNWRGPIWMPVNMLIIRALLHYHMFYGDDFTIECPTGSGRRMTLYQVAGEIGRRLAAIFLRGEDGRRPVYGGMEKFQSDPHWRDLILFHEYFHGDNGAGLGASHQTGWTGIVARILHLFATSTGEQFLKVGKTPPIVDREAA; from the coding sequence ATGAACGCCGAGCAGACGCGACTCGAGGAGGCGCGCGCCGGGACCGCGGCCTGGAAGAAGTGGGGGCCTTATCTCAGCGAGCGCCAGTGGGGCACGGTGCGCGAGGATTACAGCGAATCGGGCGACGCGTGGAACTACTTCAGCCACGACCAGGCGCGCTCGCGCGCCTATCGCTGGGGCGAGGACGGGCTCGCCGGCATCTGCGACGACAAGCAGTACCTGTGCTTCGCGCTCGCGCTGTGGAACGGCCGCGACCCGATACTGAAGGAGCGTCTCTTCGGCCTGACGAACAGCGAAGGCAATCACGGCGAGGACGTGAAGGAGTACTACTTCTATCTCGACTCGACGCCGACGCATTCGTACATGAAATACCTGTACAAGTATCCGCAGGCGGCGTATCCGTATTCCGAACTGGTCGAGACCAACCGCCGCCGCGGCCGGGGCGAGTACGAGTACGAGCTTCTCGACACCGGGGTCTTCGACGGCGACCGCTATTTCGACGTCTTCGTCGAATACGCGAAGGCCGCGCCCGACGACATCCTGGTGCGCATCACGGTCGAGAACCGCGGCCCCGAGACCGCCGACCTGCACGTGCTGCCGCACCTGTGGTTCCGCAACACCTGGTCGTGGACGACGCAAGGCTGGAAGCCGCTGCTCGCGCAGCACGGGCGCTGGTGCATCGCTGCGTCGCACCCGGTGCTCGGCGACCGCGTGCTCGAATGCGACGGCGCGCCCGAGCTCCTCTTCACCGGCAACGACACCAACAACCAGCGCATCTTCGGCACGCCGAACGCTTCCCCGTACGTGAAGGACGGCATCGGCGAGTACGTCGTCAACGGGCGCCCCGCCGCGGTGGATCCCGGGCGCAGCGGCACCAAGGCCGCGGCGCATTACGCCCTGTCCGTGCCCGCCGGCGGATCGCGCACGCTGCGCCTGCGCCTGCGCGAGGCGGCGCCGACGGTGAGCTTCGACGAGAGCTTCGACGCGGCGATCGATGCGCGGCGCGCCGAGGCCGACGCGTTCTACGCGGGCGTCATCCCGGGCTCGCTGAGCGACGATGCGCGCAACGTGATGCGCCAGGCGCTCGCCGGCATGCTGTGGTCGAAGCAGTTCTACTACTACGACGTGCATCGCTGGCTCGAAGAGCGCGGGGCGGGCGCCCGCGCCGGCGCTCGCCGCAGCGGACCGCGCAACGAGCGCTGGCCGCATCTCTACAACGCCGACATCATCTCGATGCCGGACAAGTGGGAGTACCCCTGGTACGCGGCGTGGGACCTCGCGTTCCACGTGCTCGCGCTGACGCTGGTCGACGAGGACTTCGGCATGGACCAGCTCGAGCTCATGCTGCGCTCGCAGTACCTGCACCCCAGCGGCCAGATCCCCGCCTACGAATGGAACTTCGGCGACGTCAATCCGCCGGTGCACGCGTGGGCGACGATCTTCACCCACCGCCTGCAGAAGCTGCGTCACGGCACGGCGGACTACGAGTGGCTGGAGCACGCCTTCCACAAGCTGCTCCTGAACTTCACGTGGTGGGTGAACCGCAAGGACCGCGACGGCAGCAACGTCTTCGAAGGCGGTTTTCTCGGTCTCGACAACATCGGCGTGTTCGACCGCAGCGCGCCGCTGCCCACCGGCGGCTATCTCGAGCAGGCGGACGGCACCGCGTGGATGGCGCTGTTCTGCCAGAACATGCTGGAGATCACCGGCGAGCTCGCGCTGGAGCGTCCGGCGTACATCGAGATGATGCTCAAGTTCGCCGAGCACTTCCTGTGGATCGCGAGCTCGATGCTCACGACCGGCGGCGGGACCGGCATGTGGGACGAGGACGACGGCTTCTTCTACGACGTGCTGCGCACGCCCGACGGGCGCGCCGAGCGGCTCAAGGTGCGCTCCATGGTCGGGCTGCTGCCGCTGTGCGCGGCGACGGTGTTCGAAGGCGAAGTGATCCGCAAGTATCCCGGCGTCGGCGAGCGCCTGAGGCGCTTTCTCGAGCGCCGGCACGATCTGCGCGCGTTCATCCACGATCCGGGTCTCACCGGGCACTCGGGCCGCAGGCTCGCTTCCATCCTCGACGAGACCAGGCTGCGGCGCGTGCTCGCGACGATGCTCGACGAGAGCGAGTTCCTGAGCCCCTGCGGCATACGCGCGCTGTCGCGCCGTCACGGCGACCGGCCGTACGTCTTTCGCTGCGGCGGCGAGGAATACACGGTGTCGTACCTGCCCGCCGAATCGGACAGCGGCATGTTCGGCGGCAACTCGAACTGGCGCGGACCGATCTGGATGCCGGTGAACATGCTGATCATCCGCGCGCTGCTGCACTACCACATGTTCTACGGCGACGATTTCACGATCGAGTGTCCCACCGGCTCCGGCCGCCGGATGACGCTCTACCAGGTCGCCGGGGAGATCGGCCGCAGGCTCGCCGCGATCTTCCTGCGCGGCGAGGACGGCCGCCGGCCGGTGTACGGCGGCATGGAGAAGTTCCAGAGCGACCCGCACTGGCGCGACCTCATCCTCTTCCACGAATACTTCCACGGCGACAACGGCGCGGGACTCGGCGCGAGCCACCAGACCGGCTGGACCGGCATCGTCGCGCGCATCCTGCACCTGTTCGCGACGTCCACGGGCGAGCAGTTCCTGAAGGTCGGCAAGACCCCACCCATCGTCGACCGCGAAGCGGCGTAA
- a CDS encoding DUF2254 domain-containing protein — MISWRDLYRLVSYARASLWVVPFFAIATEMLVSRFIQGLDARLGWTLLGLAVPGATSLYQTIITMTLSFMVFTFGSLLVAIQVASGQLTPRIIATTLLRDNTVRYTVGLFVFTLLYALRALDRMESTVQQFSVFTAALLGLFSLVMFLFLIDYAARLLRPASIVWRVGESGIAVLEGVHARDLGAAITRTDAPSPQALGEADAVVTHEGGSGTVLAVNYPALFELASSTGGTVELVPHVGDFLAVDEPLFRLYGDARALDPEPLREAVAVGPERTMEQDTTFSFRILCDIALKALSKAINDPTTAVLAIDQIHRLLRVAGERHLKHDQISDPAGRARVIVRTPNWEDYVHLACREIRIAGAENIQIPRRLRAMLENLVHALPERRHKALLEELDLLERSVQAAYRFPEDLALARTPDAQGMGGVTTLETEAGDAREPRRPELAKSA, encoded by the coding sequence ACCGAGATGCTCGTGTCGCGCTTCATCCAGGGCCTGGACGCGAGGCTGGGCTGGACGCTCCTCGGCCTCGCGGTGCCCGGCGCGACCTCCCTCTACCAGACGATCATCACCATGACGCTCTCGTTCATGGTGTTCACCTTCGGCTCGCTGCTGGTGGCGATCCAGGTGGCGAGCGGACAGCTCACGCCGCGCATCATCGCGACCACGCTGCTGCGCGACAACACCGTGCGCTACACCGTCGGCCTGTTCGTGTTCACGCTCCTGTACGCGCTGCGCGCGCTCGACCGCATGGAGTCGACGGTGCAGCAGTTCAGCGTGTTCACCGCCGCGCTGCTCGGTCTGTTCTCGCTGGTGATGTTCCTCTTCCTCATCGATTACGCCGCGCGCCTGCTGCGTCCCGCGAGCATCGTGTGGCGAGTCGGCGAGTCGGGCATCGCGGTGCTGGAAGGGGTCCACGCGCGCGACCTCGGCGCCGCGATCACGCGCACCGACGCGCCGTCGCCGCAGGCGCTCGGCGAGGCCGACGCGGTCGTCACCCACGAAGGCGGCTCGGGGACCGTGCTCGCGGTGAATTACCCGGCCCTCTTCGAGCTGGCGAGCTCGACCGGCGGCACCGTCGAGCTCGTGCCGCACGTCGGCGATTTCCTCGCCGTCGACGAGCCGCTGTTCAGGCTGTACGGCGATGCGCGCGCGCTCGACCCCGAGCCGCTGCGCGAAGCGGTCGCGGTCGGGCCGGAGCGCACGATGGAGCAGGACACGACGTTCTCGTTCCGCATCCTCTGCGACATCGCGCTGAAGGCCCTGTCCAAGGCGATCAACGATCCGACCACCGCGGTGCTCGCGATCGACCAGATCCACCGCCTGCTGCGCGTCGCCGGCGAGCGCCACCTCAAGCACGACCAGATCTCCGACCCGGCCGGCCGCGCGCGCGTGATCGTGCGCACCCCGAACTGGGAGGATTACGTCCATCTCGCCTGCCGCGAGATCCGCATCGCCGGCGCCGAGAACATCCAGATCCCGCGGCGCCTGCGGGCGATGCTCGAGAACCTCGTCCACGCGCTGCCCGAGCGGCGGCACAAGGCGCTGCTCGAAGAGCTCGACCTGCTCGAGCGCAGCGTGCAGGCCGCGTATCGCTTTCCCGAGGACCTCGCGCTCGCGCGCACGCCCGACGCGCAGGGCATGGGCGGCGTGACCACGCTCGAAACCGAGGCCGGCGACGCGCGCGAGCCGCGCCGTCCCGAGCTCGCGAAGAGCGCGTGA